A single region of the Alosa alosa isolate M-15738 ecotype Scorff River chromosome 6, AALO_Geno_1.1, whole genome shotgun sequence genome encodes:
- the mif4gdb gene encoding MIF4G domain-containing protein B isoform X3, whose product MEGSGKEEYKIQSFDMETQKLLKTALKDPSAVDLEKVSSVIVDQSLKDQVFSKEAGRICYTIVQAEAKQNNGSVFRRNLLNRLQQEFKGREEMRKRSLQEWVCYVSFICNVFDYLKVNNMPMMALVHPVYDCLFRLTQPDSLRNEEEVDCLVLALHRIGEQLERMSLQRMDELFCQLRDGFLLQENLTSLGRLLLLEVLEFRAGGWTLSDTAQKYYYSEVAD is encoded by the exons ATGGAGGGCTCAGGGAAGGAGGAGTACAAGATCCAGTCTTTTGACATGGAAACTCAGAAGCTACTTAAGACAGCCCTTAAAG ATCCCAGTGCGGTAGATCTGGAGAAAGTATCAAGTGTTATCGTAGATCAGTCTCTAAAGGATCAGGTTTTCAGCAAAGAAGCGGGGCGGATCTGCTACACCATTGTGCAG GCAGAGGCCAAGCAGAATAATGGCAGCGTGTTCCGTCGTAATCTCCTCAACCGCCTTCAGCAGGAGTTCAAAGGTCGAGAGGAGATGCGCAAGCGCTCTCTGCAGGAGTGGGTGTGTTATGTATCCTTCATCTGCAACGTGTTTGACTACCTCAAG GTGAATAATATGCCCATGATGGCTTTGGTGCATCCCGTTTATGACTGCCTGTTCCGGCTCACCCAGCCTGACTCTCTCAGGAACGAGGAAGAG GTGGACTGCTTGGTGCTCGCACTGCACCGCATCGGGgagcagctggagaggatgagCTTGCAGCGCATGGACGAGCTCTTCTGCCAGCTGAGGGACGGCTTCCTGCTGCAGGAAAATCTCACCTCCCTGGgccgcctgctgctgctggaggtgctGGAGTTCCGGGCGGGTGGCTGGACCCTCAGTGACACGGCACAGAAGTACTACTACAGCGAGGTGGCCGACTGA
- the mif4gdb gene encoding MIF4G domain-containing protein B isoform X1 → MLSYTYVYLPCWKFLISDGVNARSLVRSLVNRMEGSGKEEYKIQSFDMETQKLLKTALKDPSAVDLEKVSSVIVDQSLKDQVFSKEAGRICYTIVQAEAKQNNGSVFRRNLLNRLQQEFKGREEMRKRSLQEWVCYVSFICNVFDYLKVNNMPMMALVHPVYDCLFRLTQPDSLRNEEEVDCLVLALHRIGEQLERMSLQRMDELFCQLRDGFLLQENLTSLGRLLLLEVLEFRAGGWTLSDTAQKYYYSEVAD, encoded by the exons ATGTTATCGTACACGTATGTTTATCTACCTTGTTGGAA gTTTCTTATCTCAGACGGAGTAAATGCGAGGTCCTTGGTGAGGAGTCTGGTGAACAGAATGGAGGGCTCAGGGAAGGAGGAGTACAAGATCCAGTCTTTTGACATGGAAACTCAGAAGCTACTTAAGACAGCCCTTAAAG ATCCCAGTGCGGTAGATCTGGAGAAAGTATCAAGTGTTATCGTAGATCAGTCTCTAAAGGATCAGGTTTTCAGCAAAGAAGCGGGGCGGATCTGCTACACCATTGTGCAG GCAGAGGCCAAGCAGAATAATGGCAGCGTGTTCCGTCGTAATCTCCTCAACCGCCTTCAGCAGGAGTTCAAAGGTCGAGAGGAGATGCGCAAGCGCTCTCTGCAGGAGTGGGTGTGTTATGTATCCTTCATCTGCAACGTGTTTGACTACCTCAAG GTGAATAATATGCCCATGATGGCTTTGGTGCATCCCGTTTATGACTGCCTGTTCCGGCTCACCCAGCCTGACTCTCTCAGGAACGAGGAAGAG GTGGACTGCTTGGTGCTCGCACTGCACCGCATCGGGgagcagctggagaggatgagCTTGCAGCGCATGGACGAGCTCTTCTGCCAGCTGAGGGACGGCTTCCTGCTGCAGGAAAATCTCACCTCCCTGGgccgcctgctgctgctggaggtgctGGAGTTCCGGGCGGGTGGCTGGACCCTCAGTGACACGGCACAGAAGTACTACTACAGCGAGGTGGCCGACTGA
- the mif4gdb gene encoding MIF4G domain-containing protein B isoform X2, whose translation MLSYTYVYLPCWKFLISDGVNARSLVRSLVNRMEGSGKEEYKIQSFDMETQKLLKTALKDPSAVDLEKVSSVIVDQSLKDQVFSKEAGRICYTIVQAEAKQNNGSVFRRNLLNRLQQEFKGREEMRKRSLQEWVCYVSFICNVFDYLKVDCLVLALHRIGEQLERMSLQRMDELFCQLRDGFLLQENLTSLGRLLLLEVLEFRAGGWTLSDTAQKYYYSEVAD comes from the exons ATGTTATCGTACACGTATGTTTATCTACCTTGTTGGAA gTTTCTTATCTCAGACGGAGTAAATGCGAGGTCCTTGGTGAGGAGTCTGGTGAACAGAATGGAGGGCTCAGGGAAGGAGGAGTACAAGATCCAGTCTTTTGACATGGAAACTCAGAAGCTACTTAAGACAGCCCTTAAAG ATCCCAGTGCGGTAGATCTGGAGAAAGTATCAAGTGTTATCGTAGATCAGTCTCTAAAGGATCAGGTTTTCAGCAAAGAAGCGGGGCGGATCTGCTACACCATTGTGCAG GCAGAGGCCAAGCAGAATAATGGCAGCGTGTTCCGTCGTAATCTCCTCAACCGCCTTCAGCAGGAGTTCAAAGGTCGAGAGGAGATGCGCAAGCGCTCTCTGCAGGAGTGGGTGTGTTATGTATCCTTCATCTGCAACGTGTTTGACTACCTCAAG GTGGACTGCTTGGTGCTCGCACTGCACCGCATCGGGgagcagctggagaggatgagCTTGCAGCGCATGGACGAGCTCTTCTGCCAGCTGAGGGACGGCTTCCTGCTGCAGGAAAATCTCACCTCCCTGGgccgcctgctgctgctggaggtgctGGAGTTCCGGGCGGGTGGCTGGACCCTCAGTGACACGGCACAGAAGTACTACTACAGCGAGGTGGCCGACTGA
- the slc25a19 gene encoding mitochondrial thiamine pyrophosphate carrier produces the protein MVGYDPRSSNVVLGPEEAALAGSAAGMVTRALISPLDVIKIRFQLQIEQVSSRRPQGKYWGLLQASRCIYTEEGLPAFWKGHVPAQLLSICFGAVQFATFEILTEIVHKNTPYSCQTPGVHFVCGGLAACSATVACQPLDTLRTRFAAQGEPKIYQSLRHAVFTMYQTEGLFTFYRGLVPTLVAVFPYAGLQFFCYNVLKSLTEPQNSESSKGGIQSLLCGSLSGVISKTMTYPFDLFKKRLQVAGFEEARKHFGQVRSYHGFLDCVVCIAKEEGVRGFYKGLYPSLLKAAVSTGLTFFSYEVFVGLLISLKGNH, from the exons ATGGTGGGCTATGACCCACGCTCCAGCAATGTCGTGCTTGGCCCGGAGGAGGCAGCTTTGGCTGGATCCGCGGCTGGCATGGTGACCCGTGCCCTCATCAGCCCCTTGGACGTCATCAAAATTAGATTCCAG CTGCAGATCGAACAGGTGTCCTCCCGGCGGCCACAGGGCAAGTACTGGGGCCTGCTGCAGGCCAGCCGCTGCATCTACACTGAGGAGGGCCTGCCTGCATTCTGGAAGGGCCATGTTCCCGCCCAACTCCTCTCCATCTGTTTCGGAGCAGTGCAG TTTGCCACATTTGAGATCCTCACGGAGATTGTGCACAAGAATACACCGTACAGTTGCCAGACCCCCGGGGTGCATTTTGTGTGCGGGGGGCTAGCAGCATGCTCGGCCACTGTCGCCTGCCAGCCATTGGACACTCTGCGCACCCGCTTTGCTGCCCAAGGAGAGCCTAAA ATATATCAAAGCCTTAGACATGCTGTATTCACCATGTACCAGACAGAGGGGTTGTTTACATTCTACCGTGGCCTGGTCCCAACACTAGTGGCTGTGTTCCCCTATGCTGGCCTGCAGTTCTTTTGCTATAATGTGCTGAAGAGTCTCACTGAACCTCAGAACTCAGAGTCTTCGAAAG GTGGCATCCAGAGCCTATTATGTGGTAGTTTGTCTGGGGTCATCAGTAAAACAATGACGTATCCTTTTGACCTCTTCAAGAAGAGACTGCAGGTGGCAGGGTTTGAGGAGGCCAGGAAACATTTTGGGCAG GTGCGGTCATACCATGGTTTTCTGGACTGTGTAGTGTGCATAGCCAAAGAAGAGGGAGTTAGGGGCTTCTACAAGGGACTGTACCCTAGTCTGTTGAAGGCAGCCGTCTCAACAGGCCTCACCTTCTTCTCTTATGAAGTCTTTGTCGGTCTCCTGATCAGTCTGAAGGGGAACCACTGA
- the mrps7 gene encoding 28S ribosomal protein S7, mitochondrial has translation MAAYMTHLLKPWSPRLTLVRWSRYNPYYLEPETTKDVYNKPETELTPEEIDDRELKKVRPIKAALSGVSSSGFNDPLMNKFVNMMMQEGKKILAREIMTETLESIKRKQVEKYHKAGPAAKMEIECNPYTIFHQALENCKPVIGLASIQRGGKFYQVPIPLTDNRRRFLAMKWMITECRDHRHRRTHMYEKLSQEMLAAFSNEGNVIKKKHELHKMAEANRAYAHYRWW, from the exons ATGGCTGCGTACATGACACACTTGCTCAAACCTTGGAGTCCGAG GTTAACGTTAGTGAGATGGAGTCGGTACAATCCATACTATCTGGAGCCGGAGACAACTAAAGACGTGTATAACAAACCTGAGACTGAGCTTACTCCCGAAGAAATTGACGACCGTGAGCTGAAGAAAGTTCGTCCAATCAAGGCGGCATTGTCGGGTGTCAGCAGCTCTGGCTTCAATGACCCGTTAATGAA TAAATTTGTCAATATGATGATGCAGGAAGGTAAAAAGATTCTTGCCAGGGAAATCATGACTGAG ACCCTGGAGAGCATAAAAAGGAAACAGGTAGAGAAATATCACAAAGCTGGACCAGCAGCCAAGATGGAGATTGAATGTAATCCTTACACCATCTTCCATCAGGCTCTGGAGAACTGCAAGCCAGTCATTGGTCTAGCCAGCATACAAAGAGGGGGCAAATTCTATCAG GTTCCCATTCCTCTGACAGACAACCGGCGTCGTTTTTTGGCCATGAAGTGGATGATCACAGAGTGCCGGGACCATAGGCACCGTCGGACACACATGTATGAAAAACTTTCCCAGGAGATGTTGGCTGCTTTCTCAAACGAAGGCAACGTGATCAAGAAGAAGCATGAACTACACAAGATGGCAGAGGCCAACAGAGCGTACGCACACTACCGTTGGTGGTAA